The Atribacterota bacterium genome has a window encoding:
- a CDS encoding DUF1538 domain-containing protein, whose protein sequence is MMNIKDTMMEVLQALLPITLAVFLLQFTIIRLPIREFMLFLFGVVLTFSGFTLFLIGVRYSLLPIGEEFGVVLMKNENLWLWIGLGITLGFAVTISEPGLQVLADQVMNVSNGEIPKSLLMITVSLGLGIFLALSLIRIIFKVSLRIILLGSYILVFLLAIFSSPNFFAVSFDAGGVTTGPMTVPFILAFGVGMSSVSGAKTTSGDSFGFVGLASVGPVLSVLILGIIF, encoded by the coding sequence ATGATGAATATTAAGGACACAATGATGGAAGTACTGCAGGCTTTATTGCCAATAACTTTAGCAGTATTTCTTTTACAATTTACAATTATTCGGTTGCCGATTAGAGAATTTATGTTATTTCTTTTTGGCGTTGTATTGACTTTTTCCGGTTTTACTCTGTTTCTTATAGGTGTACGATACAGCCTTTTACCCATTGGTGAGGAATTTGGCGTTGTATTAATGAAGAATGAGAATCTCTGGTTATGGATTGGTCTCGGTATTACATTAGGATTTGCCGTTACTATATCTGAGCCCGGTTTACAGGTCCTTGCGGATCAGGTAATGAATGTATCAAACGGGGAAATTCCAAAAAGCCTTTTAATGATTACCGTGTCCCTGGGATTAGGGATATTTCTTGCTTTATCATTAATAAGAATAATTTTTAAAGTATCTCTACGTATCATATTGTTAGGCAGTTACATTTTAGTGTTTTTATTAGCTATATTTTCTTCACCAAATTTTTTTGCAGTTTCTTTTGATGCCGGAGGAGTTACGACAGGTCCTATGACAGTACCGTTCATTCTTGCCTTTGGAGTGGGAATGTCTTCAGTAAGTGGCGCTAAAACTACCTCCGGGGATAGTTTTGGTTTTGTAGGATTAGCTTCTGTCGGACCTGTTTTGTCAGTATTGATTTTAGGAATAATATTTTGA